GTGCTTCCAGCCCTTCAGCGTGGACAGCACCGGCATGTTCTGCGTCGTGAGGGTGTACGTGCCCGGCTGGTACACATCGGCCAGCCGCCCCTCGTTCACGAACACGGCCACCTGCGACTCGCGCACCACGAGCCGCGCGCCCATCTTGATCTCGTTCTCGTACCGCGGAAACCGCCACACGATCGTGTCCCGGCCGTCGTCGGTCCACTCGATGATGTCGATGAACTCACCGCGGATACGGTCCATCAGCCCCACGACAACCCCCCACTCCCCGCGCCCCCCCACGACCACCGCCCTCCCCGGCCGGTCCCGGGGCGATGACTGCACGGCGACTGCACGGCGATCAGAGACCAGCCGACAGTATGCCCACCCCCCGAACACAGCAAAAAGGCCCAGGTCTCTGACCTGGCCCTCGACGGACCGGCCGCCCACACCGACCCATGCCCGCTGACAGCACCACGCGGAAGGGATCTGTAAGTGCCTCTCGCCGTTCTCCTCGCCGGCCCGACCGGCTCCGCCAAGACCACCGTCGCCCAGGCCCTGGCGGCACGTGGCTTCACGCGGTTGTCCGTGGACGAGGAGGTGCACCGCCTCCACGGCAGGTACGGCGTGGACTACCCCGAGCGCACCTACTTCGAGCGGGAGCGCCCCGTCGTCGAGGCGATCCGGCAGAGGCTGATCAAGGAGGTCCAGGCCGCCCTCTTGTCGTCCACCTCCCCGCCGACCGCGACGAACTGCTGCGTCGCCTCGTGGTGCACTTGGCCGTCCGCTATGCCATTTCCAATGGCATACTGGGAGCGTGACTGATGACGATGTGGACTTCCCGCCCGGCGACGGCCCCGCCAGCGGTATCTCCGTCACCCTGACCGCTGGAACCCTGCACGCAATCCGTGAGCGGGTCGGAAAGCGGGGCGTCTCGGCCTACCTGGAGAAGGCAGCCCAGCGGCAGATCGAGCGGGACAGCCTGGGCGAGCTGATCGCGGACTTCGACAAGGTGCACGGCCCGGCCGATCCCGAGGCCGTGGCGGCCAAGCGCGCCCGGCTGACCGGGGGCGATTCACAGGCTGGGACGGCTGCATGAGCGGTGTCCTGG
The sequence above is drawn from the Streptomyces sp. SAT1 genome and encodes:
- a CDS encoding AAA family ATPase yields the protein MPLAVLLAGPTGSAKTTVAQALAARGFTRLSVDEEVHRLHGRYGVDYPERTYFERERPVVEAIRQRLIKEVQAALLSSTSPPTATNCCVASWCTWPSAMPFPMAYWERD